One stretch of Arachis hypogaea cultivar Tifrunner chromosome 20, arahy.Tifrunner.gnm2.J5K5, whole genome shotgun sequence DNA includes these proteins:
- the LOC112785904 gene encoding uncharacterized protein, with the protein MSEEQRQQHLARRRGSYRESIRRGKQIDTSSGPTSMATPLQDITNIPPQQYSISDTHNNTGAGSSNIPNDSNMENRQNVRASHNCARNFQEDATIIRTPLPIPRTCQYCSARLFHHETFEMCCNGGKVSLPRVNAPQELLEIFLDPSAEGNHFRKHIRGYNHVFSFTSCGVHIDKQLAMTGRGIYTFRAQGSIYHSIGGFHPDQGTRPRFLQLYIYDTDHELQNRMLENTQLHETLVFKLQQLLHRYNPFLHVFRQLAQRSDVHECSLVIRERPANQPQYSLPTASQVAAIIVGDDVEIMIRGRDIKVQTHAGSLRRIQEFVGYYDPLQYPLLFPFGTHGWDINTRSQSGGKVSCRTYNSYMLQIRPDDQSTVLQAGRLLQQYVVDNYVKIETGKLRWVRNRQKKLRAELYQGLQDALHTGEINAENVGRKRTILPSSFIGSRRDMTQRYEDGMAIVLKEGKPDIFLTMTCNPSWTEITSELNPVQTPQDRPDLTTRIFRAKFEQLKEDVITKGVLGKVKSYIYVTEFQKRGLPHVHMLLILENNDKLIDPEHYDSLVRAEIPSKEVEPYLHDAVLKHMIHGPCGILDQSSPCMKNGQCKRNYPKEFAAETRRGDDSYPQYRRRFDTPVQINQSVTVDNRWVVPYNPWLLLKYDCHINVEICSSIKSIKYLYKYCYKGPDRVAMEVHNGSNVDEVQQFVDARWIAAPEACWRIFKFNLYRMYPSVERLQIHLPNQHQVSFYDHQTIPEILNDDYFSRTMLTKFFALNREEDQQSRHLLYREIPEYYTWHNMEKEWRRRKTQRRSIGRIYTISPSEGEKFYLRILLSNVRGPISWDDLLTVNGVQYSSFKQSAQHRGLLESDSSIRECLVEASVLRLPCALRRLFATILIFCEPTDVRSLWDEFFSYMVDDYPSTSTTTALVFTNRLLRDINDILLQHGKHITQYDLPALTHENDNDNSIPRVIQEELSIEVPQEDLCSITRLNNDQSKAFKCIMNTINRRESGVFFVDGPGGSGKTFLYRAIIAELRNKGHIVLVTASSGIAATLLPGGRTAHSRFKIPINAEPSSICNISKQSDLAKLIRQTTAII; encoded by the exons ATGAGTGAAGAACAGAGGCAGCAACACCTTGCCAGAAGGCGTGGCAGTTACCGAGAGAGTATTAGACGAGGAAAACAAATCGATACATCAAGTGGACCAACTAGCATGGCAACACCATTACAAGATATCACAAATATACCTCCTCAACAATACTCTATATCAG ATACTCACAATAACACCGGAGCTGGTTCAAGTAATATACCAAACGATTCAAATATGG AAAATAGACAAAATGTTCGAGCATCCCATAATTGTGCTCGAAATTTTCAAGAGGATGCAACAATAATTCGAACTCCGCTACCAATCCCAAGGACATGTCAATACTGTAGCGCACGTCTATTTCACCATGAGACGTTCGAGATGTGCTGTAATGGGGGAAAAGTCTCTCTTCCCCGAGTAAATGCTCCTCAGGAATTACTTGAAATCTTCTTGGACCCCTCTGCAGAAGGAAACCATTTTAGGAAACATATTCGTGGATACAATCATGTATTTTCCTTCACTTCGTGTGGTGTGCACATAGACAAACAACTGGCTATGACAGGTCGTGGTATATATACATTTCGTGCTCAAGGCTCAATATATCATAGTATAGGGGGATTTCATCCGGATCAGGGCACGCGACCACGGTTTTTGCAACTGTACATATATGATACTGATCACGAGTTGCAGAATAGGATGCTGGAGAACACACAACTACatgaaacattagttttcaagttACAACAATTGCTACACCGGTATAATCCTTTTCTCCATGTGTTTCGCCAGCTTGCACAACGGTCAGATGTACATGAGTGTAGTTTGGTCATTAGAGAGCGACCTGCTAATCAGCCACAATATAGTCTTCCAACTGCGTCGCAGGTAGCAGCTATAATTGTTGGTGATGACGTTGAAATAATGATTCGTGGGCGAGATATTAAGGTGCAAACTCATGCTGGTAGCCTACGAAGGATTCAGGAATTCGTTGGCTATTACGATCCACTAcaatatcctcttctttttccatTTGGAACTCATGGATGGGATATCAATACCCGAAGTCAAAGTGGCGGCAAAGTATCATGCCGAACATATAATAGCTATATGCTCCAG ATCCGCCCCGATGATCAATCCACCGTATTGCAAGCAGGGCGATTACTACAACAATATGTTGTTGATAACTATGTAAAAATTGAAACCGGAAAGTTAAGATGGGTTCGAAATAGACAGAAGAAATTACGGGCTGAATTATACCAAGGTTTACAAGATGCTTTGCACACAGGAGAAATCAATGCAG AAAatgttggaagaaaaagaacaataTTACCATCGTCGTTCATTGGTAGCCGTCGCGACATGACCCAACGATATGAAGATGGAATGGCGATTGTTCTTAAAGAGGGCAAGCCAGATATTTTTCTCACAATGACATGCAATCCATCTTGGACTGAAATAACTTCAGAACTCAACCCAGTTCAAACTCCACAAGATCGTCCAGATCTAACAACAAGAATTTTTCGAGCCAAATTTGAACAGCTGAAAGAGGATGTCATTACTAAGGGTGTCTTGGGAAAGGTGAAGAGCTATATTTATGTCACTGAGTTTCAAAAAAGAGGGTTGCCACATGTACATATGTTGCTAATCTTAGAAAACAATGACAAGTTAATTGACCCAGAGCATTATGATAGTTTGGTACGTGCAGAGATACCATCTAAAGAAGTAGAACCATACCTACATGATGCAGTGCTAAAACATATGATTCATGGTCCTTGCGGTATACTTGATCAATCTTCACCCTGCATGAAAAATGGCCAATGTAAACGCAACTACCCAAAAGAGTTCGCAGCAGAAACACGAAGAGGTGATGACTCATATCCGCAATATAGGCGACGATTCGACACTCCAGTACAAATTAACCAAAGTGTCACGGTTGACAATAGATGGGTAGTTCCGTACAACCCTTGGCTACTACTAAAGTATGATTGCCATATTAATGTTGAGATATGTAGTAGCATCAAGAGTATAAAGTATCTCTACAAATATTGCTACAAGGGTCCAGACCGGGTTGCAATGGAAGTTCACAACGGTTCTAATGTTGACGAGGTCCAACAGTTTGTTGATGCAAGATGGATTGCTGCTCCAGAGGCATGTTggagaatatttaaatttaaccTTTACCGAATGTATCCATCAGTGGAAAGGTTACAAATTCATTTGCCAAATCAACATCAAGTGAGCTTCTATGATCACCAAACCATTCCTGAAATACTTAATGATGATTATTTCTCTAGAACAATGCTCACTAAGTTCTTTGCCCTAAATCGTGAGGAGGACCAACAATCTAGGCATCTTTTGTACAGGGAAATTCCAGAGTATTACACTTGGCACAACATGGAAAAGGAATGGCGTCGGCGCAAGACACAGAGGAGATCCATCGGTCGAATTTATACTATATCACCTTCAGAAGGAGAAAAATTCTATTTGCGTATTCTATTATCTAATGTCAGAGGACCAATCAGTTGGGATGACTTGCTAACAGTGAATGGGGTCCAGTATTCGTCCTTCAAGCAATCTGCTCAACACCGAGGATTGTTAGAGAGTGACAGTAGCATCCGTGAGTGTTTGGTTGAGGCTTCTGTTTTACGATTGCCATGTGCTTTACgaaggttgtttgcaaccatcttaaTATTTTGTGAGCCTACAGATGTAAGAAGCTTATGGGatgaatttttttcatatatgGTGGATGATTATCCGTCAACCAGCACCACAACAGCCTTAGTGTTCACAAATCGGCTACTCAGGGATATAAATGATATACTCCTTCAGCACGGAAAACATATTACACAATACGATTTGCCAGCTCTAACTCATGAAAATGACAATGACAACTCGATACCCAGAGTTATCCAAGAAGAACTGTCTATCGAAGTACCCCAGGAAGACCTGTGTTCCATAACAAGATTGAACAATGACCAGTCTAAAGCTTTCAAGTGCATTATGAATACAATTAATCGAAGAGAAAGTGGAGTGTTCTTTGTTGATGGGCCAGGAGGATCAGGCAAAACATTTCTTTACAGAGCTATAATTGCAGAATTGAGAAATAAGGGTCATATTGTCTTGGTAACTGCATCATCAGGAATAGCCGCAACATTATTGCCTGGGGGTCGAACAGCTCATTCTAGGTTTAAGATCCCAATTAATGCAGAACCATCATCCATTTGCAACATAAGCAAACAATCAGATCTTGCAAAACTGATTAGACAAACAACGGCAATCATCTAG